GACTGCTGAGCCTCGGCCATCCGCTCTTTCTCGCTCAACTTCTGCACGGCCTCACGGATCACCTCGGGGTGCGCCATCAGATAGGCGCGCACCTTCTCGCCGAAGGCGGCGTCCTGCGACGGTTGGCAGCCGGCGAGGGAGAGGGCGGCGGTCGCGCCGGCGAGCAGGATAAGCGGGCTCATGAGATTCCGTGGCAAGAGAGGCATAGGCGAGGGGATTAGCGGACCTGGACGGAGGCGACGGAGCCTTCCTTGGCCAGTTCCTTCAGATCTTCGCGGCTAGGCTTGGAGACCAGCACGATGTCGGTGGCGCGGCGCCACTCCGGCGTATTGCGGTTCAGCCGTTCGCGAGCGCGCATGGCGAAGATCCGTGCGTTCACCTCGTCGCCGATGCTGAAGCTGTATTCGGCAGTCGCCAGGCGCGCCAAACCGTCTTCGCCGCGCTTATCATAAGCCTCGGCCAGCATGCGCCAGGCCAGGCCGTTCTCCGGATCCTGCACCAGCGAACGCTTCAACTCCGCGACGCCCTCCTCGATCTTGGTCTTGTCGTCCAAGGCGATCAGCGTCTGGCCGAGATTGACCCGCAGCAGGGGCGCGTCTGGCTTCAGCGCCACCGACCGACGCTGCGGCGCTTCGGCTTCCTTGGCTCGACCGTATTCGAAGAGGATCTGCCCTTTCAGTTCCCACAGATAGGGATTGCTCGGCTGCTCCTCGAGAAGCGCATCGATCAGCTTCAGGGCCCGGTCTGGCTCCTTCATCTGATAATAGGCGATGGCGCGGGCGTATCGGGCCGGGTAGCTTCGGTCGGTCTCCTGGTAGGTGACAATCGCGGTCTGCGGATTGATGAATCCGTCCAGCTTGGCCTTCATCACCGCGTGCTCGGCCAGAGCCTCCGGCGTGTCGACGTCATTGTAGTGCGACAGCGTCGACACTCGCCGTTGCAGCGCCTCGATCCGATCCGAGGATAGCGGGTGACTGCGGAAATAGGCGTAGCGGCGGCTTTCGTCGAAGACCTCCTGGTAGCGGAAGTTGTCGAAGAAGTCGGCGAGGCCGCGGCCAGACTTGCCAGCCTTTTCCAGCAGCGTCGCCCCCGCCTGGTCAGCCCGCGATTCCTGTTCGCGGCTATAGCCGAGCGCCCCCAGCGTGCCGAAGTATCCGGCGCTGGAGGCAAGGCCGGCCGCGGCGTCCATCGCGCCAGCCAGTCCCGCGAGGATGCCCAGCCCCATGGTCAGCAGGAATGGTTTCATGCCGGCGGCCTGCATGTCGCCGGATCGGAAGCTGTGGCCAGCCGCCAGGTGGCCGACTTCGTGAGCGATGACGCCTTCAAGCTCGTTGGGCGTCGTCGTCTGCAGAATCAGGCCGGTGTTGATGCCCATGGTCTTGGGCGCGGCGAACGCGTTGAGCTCCTTCGAACCGATGAGCAGAACCTGCACGTTCTTCGGGTCGATGCCGGCCGCGGTCAGGATCGGGTCGGCCTCACGGTGGAGGATTTCCTCGATCTCGGTGTCGCGGATGAGCGACTGCGATTCCTGCGCGAACGCGGGCGCCGCAGATTGCACCAAGGTGAGCGCCGTCAGCCCGACCAGCGCGAGCTTACGGACCTTTACGGAAAGGGACCGGGCAGGGGGGCGCATGTGCAAACCTCTGATGCGTCCCCCTGCTCGCGAGCCTAGCGCCTCACCCGCACCGCCACCAGCCTCGGCGCGGCGTCGCAGGTGCGGAAGAGATCTCGTTCGGATCGACGACAGGGACCAGCGCAGCTTCAAGCGCGACGACGTCCGAGACGGGCTCTGGCTCAGGGGGGATCTGCGCCACAGGTTCGGGTTCAGGCTGCGGTTCCGGCTGGGTTTCCAACGCGGCCGCAGCCGCAGCGGCGGCCGCCTTGGTGAGACGCGGCTTGCGGGCGCGACGGGCGGGCGCCGGAACGCTATCGCTGGCCTCCTCCGAGGCCGCTTCGACGACATCGACAGTTTCCGCCTCGGCGATGACCGGTGCGAGGACCGTTTCCATCGCCGGCGCGTCGAGCGTGATCACGGCTTCCGCCGGGATATCGGCGACGGTCTCTTCAGCAGGCGACTTGTCGCCGCCACGACGGCGACCACGACCGCGCGAACGGCTCGCCTTGGGCTTTTCTTCCTCCGCCGGAAGTTCGACCCAGATATCGACATCGCTGCGGTCATTGGCGGCGATGCTGGCCGCCGCGGGCGCCGGCGCTTCGACGGGGGTGGGGCTGGGCGCAGGTTGGGCGCTGACTTCCGGCTGCAGGGCGCGACGCAGGTCTTCGGCGGGATCGTACCAGACGAAGGGATCTTCGCCGTAGGGCACCCACGGACGGATCCAGGCGAACATTTCGTTCGGACGGGTCTCGTCGCGCATTCGGCGACCGCCGCGGCGGCCACGTCTACGACGCCGGCCAAAGCCGCCGTCATCGTCGGCTTCCCCCGCGACTTCGCCTTCCGGCGCGGCCTCGAAGGCCTTGGGCTCTCCGCGTTCACCGCGATTGCGGCGGCGGTTGCGACGACCGTTGCGACGGCCGCTTTCGGTGTCTTCAGCGTCGCGACGCGCCGGAGCCACGGCGACAGCGCCATCCTCGTCGGCTTCGTCGACGAGTTCGTCTTCGACTTCCTCGTCGTCCTCGTCCTCGTCCTCGTCTTCAACCTCCTCTTCGTCGTCGTAGTCTTCGTCGACGGGGTTGTAGATCGGGGCGGTGGCCGCCGCGAGGGCGATCGGGGCGTGAGTCGTCTCCGCAGCCGTCCGCTCCACGCGGCTTTCAGCATGCGCCAGAGCGTCGTCGACGACGATCGTCACGAACAGGCCGAAGGCCTGGTGCAGACGGGCGAGGTGGCCGCGCTTCTCGTTCAGAATGTAGAGGGCGACCGCGCGGGGCACACTGAGGGTCGCCTCGCCGCCGCCGTTCTTGGCTTCCTGCTCCACGGCGCGCAGCGCCGAGAGGGCGCTCGATTCCACGGACCGCACGCGGCCTGTGCCGCCGCAGTGTTCGCACACGTGGGTGGTGCCTTCCAGCACGCCGGCGCGCCGGCGCTGGCGACTGATTTCCATCAGGCCAAAGGTCGAGATCTTGCCCATCTGCACGCGGGCGCGATCGTCGGCCAGGCAGTCCTTCATCTTCTTCTCGACGGAGCGATTGTTCTTCGACTCGTCCATGTCGATGAAGTCGATGACAACCAGACCCGCCAGGTCGCGAAGGCGCATCTGCCGGGCGGCTTCTTCGGCGGCTTCCATATTGGTCTTGAGGGCGGTGGCCTCAATGTTCCGCTCGCGGGTCGCGCGACCGGAGTTCACGTCGATGGCGACCAGGGCCTCGGTCTGATTGATCACCAGATAACCGCCGGAACGCAGCGGCACGACGGGCGAATAGATCTGGTCGAGATGGTCTTCGATGCCAAACTTCATGAACAGCGGCGTCGGCTCGCGGTGCGGCTGCACCTTCTTGGCCTGGCTGGGCATCAGCATGCGCATGAAGTCATGTGCTGCCTTGAAGGAAGCTTCGCCCTCGACAATGACGCCGTCGATGTCCTTGTCGTAGAGGTCGCGGATCGCCCGCTTCACAAGGTCTTCTTCCTCGTAGATCAGAGCTGGCGCGATCGAGTGCAGCGTCTTTTCGCGGATGTTCTCCCACAGACGCAGCAGATAGTCGTAGTCGCGCTTCAGTTCGGTCTTGGTGCGCTTGGCCCCGGCGGTGCGGACGATCAGTCCCATCCCCTGCGGGACTTCCAGGCTCTGCACCACGCTCTTCAGGCGCTTGCGATCGTTCACCGCGGTGATCTTGCGGCTGATGCCGCCGCCGCGCGCCGTGTTCGGCATTAGGACGCCGTAGCGGCCGGCCAGCGACAGGTAGGTGGTCAGCGCCGCGCCCTTGTTGCCGCGCTCTTCCTTGACGACCTGGACCAGCATGATTTGCCGGCGACGGATCACTTCCTGGATCTTGTAGCGACGCATCAGGCGACGCTTGCGACGCGCCAATTCTTCGTCGACGTCGTCCTCGTCGTCATCGGCGACGGTGTCGACATCGCCGTCTTCATCGTCCTCGCCGCCGCCATTCCGGGTGCGAGGTTCGTGATGATCGTCTTCGTCGTCGGCCTCCTCGCGCATCAGCGCTTCGCGGTCGGCCAAGGGGATCTGGTAGTAGTCGGGGTGGATTTCGTTGAAGGCCAGGAAGCCGTGGCGGTTGCCGCCGTACTCGATGAAGGCCGCCTGCAGTGACGGTTCAACGCGCGTCACCTTGGCGAGATAGATATTCCCTCGGAGCTGCTTGCGGTTCTGGCTTTCGAAATCGAATTCTTCAATGCGCGATCCGTCGATCACCACCACGCGGGTTTCTTCCGCGTGGGCGGCGTCGATCAACATAGTCTTGGTCATGTGGTGACTCTCCACGGCCTGCGGCGGACGCTCGGTCCTGCTGCGGCCGGTGCATGAGATGGGCGCGCGGATCGCCGCAAGCTGCGCCGAAGACGGCGGCTCGGGCGGTGTCTCGGGGAGCGTCAGGCCGGTTTATGGCGTGAGCTGCGCGGCCCATCAGGTGTGTTCCCAGGCGCGCCGCCAGCGGCGCGGATCGGATTGTGCGCCGCCGTCGGGAGAAGCCCTGACAAAGCTGGCGCGGGGTTTGTTCAGCGCGGCGCTCTGACCTCCGCCCGCCCAGGCATGTCAGCCGGGCGAGATGGGGGGGCGTGCCGCGCAGGCGGACATTGCAACACTGCAACGCAAAAGAAAAGCGATGCGACTCCGAAGACTTAGAAAGTGCGGCGGAAACGTCCGGTTAACCGTTTGGCTACCCTGTGCGGTTCAGGGTCGCGCTTTCGACGCTGAGCCTGCGGTTCAGCGCCTGTAGGGGCTGTGGTGATGTTGGCGGGCCTGAGGCGAGGCATGAGGAGCAAGGCCTTGCGCGCGCTTGGCGCAATGGCGGTGGTCCTGGGCGGCCTGGGCGCTTTCGCTGGCTCAAGCGCCGCGATCTCTCAGGCGACCGTCCTGCGAGTCCGAGTCGGTGGCGACCAGGCACAGACGCGGATCGTCCTCGATCTCGATCGTTCGGTCGTCGCGAAGCTTAGCGCCGATGGATATTCCGATCAGCGCCTGGTCCTGAGTTTGCCCGGCGCCCGGGCCGCCGACGGCCTGCAGGGGGGGCGGCAGGGCCTGGTGAAGGCCTGGCTGATCGATCACCCGTCGTCGGGCGCGCGCCTGCAGATCGACCTGGCCGCCGGCGCGACTGTGGCCCGCCGCTTCCTGCTGCCGCCGGCCGACGGCGTGGAGCACTATCGCTACGTGGTGGATTTGATCCCTCAGGGAGCGGCGCCCCGGGAAGTTGCGCCTACGGCTACGTTCACTGCCTATGAGAAGGCGGTCGCGAAGGGCAGGAGCCCTGAGCAGGCTGCGGGCAAGGCGATGAAGATCGCCAAGGGGTCGACGAAGAGCAGACCGTTGTCGCTCAAAAAGGTCGTCGTCATCGACGCTGGCCATGGCGGTCACGATCCCGGCGCCCGCGGGGCCAAGGGCTGGGAAAAGGACATCAATCTCGCCGCCGCCCTGGCGCTGAAGGACCGGCTCGAGGGCTCGGGCCGATACAAGGTCGTCATGACGCGCGACAGCGACGCTTATGTGCCGCTGGACAGCCGCGTGCGGATCGCCCAGCGCGCCAACGCCGACCTGTTCATTTCGCTGCACTCGGATTCCGGCCCCGACGCCAACGTCAGCGGCGCCTCGGTCTATACGCTGTCGGATCAGGCCTCTGCGCGCGCCCAGAAGTTCGTCACCAAGGACGACTGGTTCATGAAGGCGAGCCTCGCGCGAGGCGGTGTCAGCGATATCCTCTTCGACCTGACGCAGCGCGCCACGCGCAACCGCTCGGCGGCCTTCGCCCAGATGCTGGTGGCCGAGATCGAGCCGCATACGAACCTCCTGCGCCGCAGCCATCGCGACGCCGGTTTCATGGTGCTGCTCGCGCCGAACGTACCGGCGGTGCTGCTGGAAATGGGCTTCGTGACCAATGGGGCCGACGAGGCGCTGCTTCGCGATCCGCGTCGACGCGGGCGACTGATGGACGCCGTTGGTGATTCCATCGACAGCTACTTCGCCGAGACCACCCGCCTCGCGACCCGCTGACGACGGCGGCGCATTGGCGCCTGCCGCGAAGACGGCTAGATCGGTCGTCTTCAGTGGGTGAGGCCCGTCCGAGTTTGAGCGCCCTCGATCGTCCGACCGCGCAGCCTGCCCCCGTCGAGCCGTGGGTGAAGACGCTGGCCTTCGTCGTTGCGGCGATGGTGGCGCTCGCCGCCCTGTCCGCGGCGATCTGGATGGCCTGGCTATTTCATGACCTGCCCGACGCCGGCGATCTGGTGGACTACCACCCGCCGACCGCAACCCGCGCCTACGCCTGGGATGGCACCCTGATCGGCGAGTTTTCGCGCGAACGGCGCATCTACGTGCCTTATGACAACATGCCGCCGCAGCTGGCCGAGGCGTTTCTTGCCGCTGAGGACCGCAATTTTTTCCGCCACTCCGGCGTCGATTACCAAGGTCTCAGCCGCGCCATGGTGCGTAATGTGCTGAACGCTGTTCGAGGCCGCCGGCTGGAGGGCGGGTCCACCATCACCCAGCAGGTGGCCAAGAACGTCCTCCTCACAAACGACGCCACCATCGCGCGCAAGCTGAAGGAAGCCATCCTGGCCAGCCGGCTGGAAAGCACGCTCAGCAAGGAGCGCATCCTTGAGCTCTATCTGAACGAGATCTGGCTGGGTTACCGGTCCTATGGCGTCGGCGCCGCGGCCTATAACTATTTCGGCAAGTCGATCAGCGACCTCACGCTCGCCGAGTGCGCTTATCTCGCGGCCTTGCCGAAGGGCCCGGACAATTATCATCCGCAGCGGCGTCGCGCCGCCGCTGTCGGTCGGCGCAACTGGGTGCTGGGCCAGATGGCCGAGGCTGGTTGGATCAGTCGCGCTGAGGCGATGCGCGCACAGGCCGAGCCCTTGAATGTTCAGCCTGAGCCCAAGCGGGCGCGGTACAGCGACGGCGATTACTTCGTCGAGGAGGTCCGGCGTCGCGGCCTGGCGACCCTCGGCGACCGCCTGAACGAAGGCGGCTACTACATGCGCACGACCCTGGATCCGCGGCTGCAGACCGCGGCGCGGACGGCGCTGATGGTTGGTCTTGAGAAGTACGATCGTCGGCACGGCTGGCGTGGCGCCTTCGGCCATGTGGACACCCTCGACGGCTGGGAGTCCGAGGCCAAGTCAAAGGCGCGGCCCGCCGAACGCCGCACCTGGATTCAGGCTGTCGTTACAGGCGTGCGCCCCGGTGTCCAGGTCCGCACGCTGGATGGCCGCGAAGGCGTTCTGGCGGGCGAAGATGTCTCCTGGGCCCGGGCCGGGCGCGGGATCGGCACAGGCGACCTTATCTTCGTCGAACCGCCGGAGCCGGGTGTGGCGGGCGACTTCCGGCTGAAGCAGATTCCGGCGGTAAACGGGGCTCTGGTGGCGATGGAGCCCTATTCTGGCCGGGTGCTTGCGATGGTCGGCGGGTATTCCTTCACCCTGTCGAGCTTCAACCGCGCAACCCAGGCGCTGCGTCAGCCCGGTTCGTCCTTCAAACCTTTCGTCTACGCTGCGGCCCTGGAGAATGGCTATACGCCGGCCAGCGTCGTGATGGACGCGCCCATCACGCTGTCGGGAGCTAATGGCCAAGCCTGGACGCCGGAAAACTACGAGCACGACTATTACGGCGCCCTGCAGCTGCGCAAAGGCCTGGAACTTTCGCGCAACGCCATGACCGTGCGCCTGGCGCAGGGCGTGGGTATGACCAAGATTTCGGCATTGGCCGAACGCCTTGGCATCACCGGCAAGATGGATCGCGTCCTGGCCATGGCCCTGGGATCGGGCGAGACAACGGTCTACCGGATGGCCGCGGCTTACTCGTCGTTCGTCAACGGCGGCAAGAAGGTCGAGCCACACCTGATCGAGTTGGTCCAGGACCGCGAAGGCAAGACAATCTGGAAGGCTGATGGTCGTGAGTGCGACCGGTGCGACGCGGGCTTCGGCGGTGGTGAAAGCCCCCGAACGCCTTTGGCGGGCGAGCAGGTGATGGATCCCATTACGGCCTATCAGATCACCTCCATGCTGCAGGGCGTGGTCCAGCGCGGAACGGCGGCCTCGGCCTCGGTCCTGGGCCGACCGGTAGGCGGCAAGACGGGTACGACCAACGACTATCGGTCGGCCTGGTTCATGGGTTTCACCCCCCAACTGGTGGCTGGCGTCTTCATCGGATTCGACGACAACCGCAGCCTGGGCAAGGGAGAGACCGGCAGCCAGGCGGCCGTTCCGATTTTCATCGACTTCATGAAGGAAGCGCTGCTGGGCTACCCTGTGGCGGACTTCAAGGCCCCGTCGAACGCCAAGTTCGCCTCGGTGCGCGGCATCCGCGAGGCCTTCCGCCCAGGCACCGAGCCGCGCGAGGTCATAGCTGCGCCGACCGTCCTGACCGGACCGCAGCCCTACAGTTCCGTCTGGAGCGATGGCCAGGTTACCGGCGCTCCGTCAGCGGCCACCGCCGTGGCCCCCCCGCCGAAGCGGGCCGTCGAGGAAACCGACGGCTTGTTCTGATGTGTCGCGCGGGCTAAGCCCCGCGCTCGAATTTTGGTGTGGAGCTTTCCATGAGAGCGGATGTCGAGGCTGCCAAGGCCGACATCGAGCAGTCGATCGAACTGCTCAGGAGGCGTCTTTGACTGGGAGCCTGCCTTACGAAAACTGGACGAACTGAACGCCCGCGTGGAGAATCCCAGCCTTTGGGATAACGCCACGGAAGCCCAAGCGCTGATGCGCGAACGCACACGCCTGGCGGCCTCCGTCGAAGCTGTGACGAGCCTGGGCCGCGATCTGGCGGACGCCATCGGCTATGCCGAAATGGCGGACGAGGAGAACGACGAGGCCTCTCTCGAGGAGGCGCGCGCCCAGTTGCGCGCCATCCGCGAACGCGCCGGTCGCGCCGAGCTTGAGGCGCTGCTGTCCGGCGAGGCCGACGGCAACGACGCCTTTGTCGAGATCAACTCCGGCGCTGGCGGCACCGAGTCCAACGACTGGGCCGGCATGCTCCTGCGGATGTACTCGCGCTGGGCGCAGCAGCACGGCATGACGGTCGAGTTCCTCGAGGAAACTTCCGGCGAACAGGCTGGCATCAAGTCGGTCACCCTCCAGGTAAAGGGAACCAACGCCTACGGCTGGTTGAAGACCGAGGCAGGTGTCCACCGGCTCGTGCGGATTTCCCCCTACGACGCCGCCGCGAAGCGCCACACGAGCTTCGCCTCGGTCTGGGTCTATCCGGTGGTCGATGACACGATCGAGATCGAGATCAATCCGTCCGACGTGCGCACTGACACCTACCGGGCGTCCGGCGCAGGCGGTCAGCACATCAATAAAACCGACTCTGCGGTGCGTCTGACTCACATCCCGACCGGCGTGGCGGTGGCTTGCCAGGCCGGGCGCTCGCAGCATCAGAACCGGGAAGAAGCCTGGAAGATGCTGCGCGCTCGGCTCTACGAGCTTGAGCTGCAAAAGCGGGAAGCGGCGCAGCAGGCCCTCGAGGACCAGAAGACGGACATCGGGTGGGGCCACCAGATTCGATCCTACGTCCTGCAGCCGTATCAGATGGTGAAGGACCTCAGGACCGAGGTCGAAACCTCCGACACGCAAGGCGTGCTCGACGGTGATCTCGACGCCTTCATGGGCGCATCGCTCGCCCAGCGTGTCGGCGTGACTCGGGACGCTGTGGACTAGACGATGATCGTCGAGTCCGCGCGCGAAGATGATCTTGAGGCGCTGCTGTACCTCTACCGCGAGTTGAGCTCGCACGACGAGCGGCCCGCCGATCCGGCGCCCATCTGGGCGAAGCTGCTCGCCTGTGAGCAGACCCAGGTCCTCGTTGGCCGCCTGGGCGACTCGGTCGTTGCGACCTGCATGCTGACCATCGTCCCCAACCTTACCCGACGGGGTCGTTCTTACAGCGTGATCGAGAATGTCGTCACAAGGGCCGATCACCGTGGCCAGGGCCTTGGCCGGGCTCTGCTGGCGACTGCCGTCGAGCGGGCCTGGGCGGCGGATTGCTACAAGGTTTGCTTGTCGACCGGCCGACCGGAGACCGTGGCCTTCTACGAAGCCTGCGGGTTCGCCGCCAACACCAAGGATTTCCTGGAAATCCGCCGACCTTGAGCGGACCTAGCAGCAACGCTCCGCCGTCAGGGGCGCGAGGGTGTCCAATCCATGATCCGCCGTGGCTAACTCCAAGCGCTTGGCGACGAGCCGGGCGGTGACGGAGGTCACCCCTAAGGCTTCACGCAGCTCCGCAGTATTGACGCGATCAGCGTCCGCAAGGGCGAGGAAGATCGCCTTCAGCCAGGTGGTGAGCGGCAGCTTCGAATTCTCGAAAATCATGCCCTGGCGCACAGTGAACTGCCGATTGCAGGGCACGCAGTTCTTAAGGCCGTAACGGACCCGTTTAGCGGGGTTCGGTCGGATAGACTGGATCAAGTCGGCTTCGCCGCAGCGTGGGCAAACCGGGCCGCTCGGCCAGACCAGGGACTCGACGAAGACATAGGCCGCGGCTTCATCGCGGAAGCAGGATTGTTCGAAGGCTAGCGCAGAAGAAATCATGTTGCGGAAAGCCCCATGGAATCGTCTCGGCACAGACGAAAATAATTCCTAGCACCTTGTTATATTTAGCGCTTGTCGCAAGGGGCATGACAAGGCCGCACGGCTCTAGCCCAGCATATCGCCCGCACGTACGAAGCGCACCGGGTTTTGCGCACGTCCGTTCACCCAGATTTCGTAGTGCAAGTGTGTGCCCGTGGAGCGACCGGTCGAGCCCATGCCGCCAATCCTCTGCCCCAGCGCGACGCGCTGGCCGGGTCGGACGTTGATCGCCTTCAGGTGCGCATAGCGGGTTTTGAAGCCGCTGCCGTGATCCACCTCGATGGTGGCGCCATAGCCCGAGCGGACACCGGTGAACGAAACGACGCCGGGTCCGGTCACATAGATCGGCGTCATGGTCGCGCCGGCGAAATCTAGGCCCGAGTGCAGGGCTGGGCGGCGAGTGAAAGGATCGCTGCGGACGCCGAAGCCGCTGGTCTGCTGGGCGCCATGCGTCGGACGCTCAAAGGGAAGCCGCTGGGAAGCAGCGGCCATGGCCTGGGTTTCCGACATGTCCCTGGCCGCATTCTGGATGCGCGCGGCGAAATCCTCGTCGATATCGAGGACGGCGGCCAGGGCCCGGGAGTCCTTCGCCTCAATCAACGGGCCTCCCAACGATCCGCGCGGCATGTAGGCGCTGGGTGTCAGGCCAGCCATGCGGAACACCAGCCGCAGGCGTTCGGCGCGGCTTTTGGCGAAGCCGTCGGCGGCCTCAAGCAGCTCCTCCTGGCTCAGGCGCACCAGTTCCAGACGTCGCGCGGGGGCCGCGTTCTGACCTGCCGCGAGGGCCCGGCTGATGGTGGGCGTCAGCGCTTCGGCCGCGCCAGGCGCGCCTTTCAGTTCGGTGAGGAGAAGGGCTAGCGCCGCATGGCGCTTTTCGACGTTCTCGGCGAGGTCGACGCTCGAGCCAGACGCGGCGTTCAATTGGGTGACGGCGGCGTTCAGACGCGCCTGGCGATCAGCGATCCAGCGCTCGTACTTGGCCTGGGTGCGAACGGCGTCCCGTTCGGCGGCGGACGCCGACATCATGCTGACCAGCATCGCCGCGGTGCAGACGCCCATCCACATGGCTGCGCCGGCCGCCACGCCGGCGACGGCCAGTTGCCGGCCGGGCGTGAGCACGAGGCCCTTCATCTGGCCGCCGGAGCGCACATAGATGTGCCGCTCAGGGAACCATGCTTCCAGCCTGGCGCGCAGGCGGGCGAAACGGCTCATAGACTAGTTAAACCCCGTCCCCGTCAGAGCGGGAGATATGCAACGACAAATTAACCAGTGGCAAGTCGCGCGTGATTCGCGGGCTAGAGGGCCTTGGCGGCGGCCAGCACCTGGGCGGCGTGGTTGGCCACCTTCACCTTGCGCCAGATCTTCTTCACGACGCCGTCCTGGACCAGGAAGGTGGAGCGATCGATGCCCATGTACTGTCGGCCGTACAGGCTTTTCTCCACCCAGGAGCCATAGGCCGCGATGACCGCGCCCTCTGGGTCGGAACCCAGCGGAATCGCCAGGTCATACTTCGCGGCGAAGCTTGTGTGCCGCTTCACACTATCTTTGGAGACGCCGATGACGGCGACGCCGGCCTGGGCGAACTCGCCCGCCAACGCTGTGAAATCCTGCGCCTCACGCGTGCAGCCGGGCGTGTCATCTTTCGGATAGAAGTAGAGGACCAGCGTCTTCCCGGCGAACTGAGCCAGGCTGACCGCGCCGTCTTTGGTTTCGAGCGTGAAATCGGGGGCGGTGTCGCCCTCGGCGGGTCCGTTCATAGGGCTCTCCATCAGACTGGCTTGACCAGGACGATCTTCTTCTTGCCGGCGGCCAGCTTCAATACGCCCTCGCTGAGGTCCGCCGTGGTTACGAGGCGGTTCGCGTCAGCCTCGGTCTTGTCGTTCAGCCGCAGTCCGCCACCCTGCGCCAGGCGACGGGCTTCGCCGCGCGATCCGGCCAGACCCGCCACGTCTGCGAAAAGCTGCGCGAGCGTTACGCCGGCCTCAAGGTCGCCGGACGCGATCTCGACTGTAGGCAGGCCCAATGAAAGCGCGCCGTCGACAAAGGCGGCCTGCGCCGCGGCCGCGGCCGCGTCGGCCGCGTCCTGGCCGTGAAGCATGCGCGTCGCCTCATTGGCCAGCACCTTCTTGGCTTCGTTGATCTCGGCGCCGGGGAGGGCCTCCAGGCGGGCAATTTCCGCTAGGGGGATGTCAGTGTAGAGCTTCATGAACCGTCCGACGTCAGCGTCTTCGGTGTTCCGCCAGAACTGCCAGTAGTCGTAGGGGCTCAGCATGT
This is a stretch of genomic DNA from Phenylobacterium immobile (ATCC 35973). It encodes these proteins:
- a CDS encoding peroxiredoxin, producing MNGPAEGDTAPDFTLETKDGAVSLAQFAGKTLVLYFYPKDDTPGCTREAQDFTALAGEFAQAGVAVIGVSKDSVKRHTSFAAKYDLAIPLGSDPEGAVIAAYGSWVEKSLYGRQYMGIDRSTFLVQDGVVKKIWRKVKVANHAAQVLAAAKAL
- the prfB gene encoding peptide chain release factor 2 (programmed frameshift) encodes the protein MRADVEAAKADIEQSIELLRRRLDWEPALRKLDELNARVENPSLWDNATEAQALMRERTRLAASVEAVTSLGRDLADAIGYAEMADEENDEASLEEARAQLRAIRERAGRAELEALLSGEADGNDAFVEINSGAGGTESNDWAGMLLRMYSRWAQQHGMTVEFLEETSGEQAGIKSVTLQVKGTNAYGWLKTEAGVHRLVRISPYDAAAKRHTSFASVWVYPVVDDTIEIEINPSDVRTDTYRASGAGGQHINKTDSAVRLTHIPTGVAVACQAGRSQHQNREEAWKMLRARLYELELQKREAAQQALEDQKTDIGWGHQIRSYVLQPYQMVKDLRTEVETSDTQGVLDGDLDAFMGASLAQRVGVTRDAVD
- a CDS encoding GNAT family N-acetyltransferase, with product MIVESAREDDLEALLYLYRELSSHDERPADPAPIWAKLLACEQTQVLVGRLGDSVVATCMLTIVPNLTRRGRSYSVIENVVTRADHRGQGLGRALLATAVERAWAADCYKVCLSTGRPETVAFYEACGFAANTKDFLEIRRP
- a CDS encoding M23 family metallopeptidase, coding for MSRFARLRARLEAWFPERHIYVRSGGQMKGLVLTPGRQLAVAGVAAGAAMWMGVCTAAMLVSMMSASAAERDAVRTQAKYERWIADRQARLNAAVTQLNAASGSSVDLAENVEKRHAALALLLTELKGAPGAAEALTPTISRALAAGQNAAPARRLELVRLSQEELLEAADGFAKSRAERLRLVFRMAGLTPSAYMPRGSLGGPLIEAKDSRALAAVLDIDEDFAARIQNAARDMSETQAMAAASQRLPFERPTHGAQQTSGFGVRSDPFTRRPALHSGLDFAGATMTPIYVTGPGVVSFTGVRSGYGATIEVDHGSGFKTRYAHLKAINVRPGQRVALGQRIGGMGSTGRSTGTHLHYEIWVNGRAQNPVRFVRAGDMLG
- a CDS encoding transposase gives rise to the protein MISSALAFEQSCFRDEAAAYVFVESLVWPSGPVCPRCGEADLIQSIRPNPAKRVRYGLKNCVPCNRQFTVRQGMIFENSKLPLTTWLKAIFLALADADRVNTAELREALGVTSVTARLVAKRLELATADHGLDTLAPLTAERCC